A region of the Polaribacter sp. L3A8 genome:
GTCGTTATCATCATCTTTAAACTTAGACAATTTACTAAATGGATTTGCATCTTTTGCATCATCACCATTATCATAACTATCATCATTAGAAGCAAATTTATAGCTTAACATTTTGTAAAACAATTTTGCTGCTAAAAAGTCTGATGATTTTTCGCTTTCATTAGGGCATAATTCTACCATATCAAAACCAACCACATTCTTTTGTTTAAAAACTAATTTTAAAAATTCTAAAGTTTCGTAATAAAACAATCCACCTGGTTCTGGAGTTCCTGTAGATGGCATAATTGAAGGGTCTAACGCATCTAAATCAAACGTAATAAAAACATTTTCAGTTAATTGATCTACAACATCATCCATCCAGTCTTCATTTACAGCCATATCATGTGCAAAGAAAACTTTATCTAAATTCATTTCTCTTTTTTCAGAAATATCCATGCTTCTAATACCAACTTGCACCAAATTTGTATTTTGGTTAGCTTCATAAACAGCACAAGCGTGGTTGCATTTAGAACCATCATATTCTTTTCTTAAATCTGCATGTGCATCAATATGTAAAACCGTTAAAC
Encoded here:
- the speB gene encoding agmatinase: MNTNKTYAGIPQEFGNLSTSKVVIIPVPYDGTSTWQKGADKGPQAFLDASENMELYDIETDSEVYKEGVYLADAITENSSPEAMVEEVHQITKKYINRNKFVTVFGGEHSVSIGTIRAFNECFSSLTVLHIDAHADLRKEYDGSKCNHACAVYEANQNTNLVQVGIRSMDISEKREMNLDKVFFAHDMAVNEDWMDDVVDQLTENVFITFDLDALDPSIMPSTGTPEPGGLFYYETLEFLKLVFKQKNVVGFDMVELCPNESEKSSDFLAAKLFYKMLSYKFASNDDSYDNGDDAKDANPFSKLSKFKDDDNDDF